From Novosphingobium resinovorum, the proteins below share one genomic window:
- a CDS encoding M13 family metallopeptidase, whose product MLRYAGKALLASAALSVLAFSAPVFAQDAAPAAKPALAPSADWGKFGVQTQWIDTGAKPGDDFDAYVNGVWNKTAVLPADRTRWGSFIELSDLSENRVHGILDDLLAANPAPGSDAARIAAAYKAFMDVDAINKAGLAPAQPYLAAIKAAKTPTDIATLFGKPGYASPIGLYVGADDKQSDIYALNANISGMGLPDRDYYLKTDARSIELRDKYKAYLTFVLGKAGYADAPAAAASVLALETQLAKADWDRAAARNPDLTYNKVPLAEFEAMGSPGVVKAFLSAVGADKASYVLIGEMPPTAEEFKAAGIDPTKAGDQFGPGMPAVVKLIETTPIATWQAYLAAHFLRDNASVLPGDIDTATFDFYGKTLSGQPEQRPRWKRGIAAVEGMAGELVGKLYAAKYFPPAQKAAMADLVANLRKAMAANLKDLKWMSPVTRVKAEEKLDAFTPKIGQPDVFKTYEGLTFSPTDPLGNTMAAGKWQTAFDMNRIGGPVDRTEWGMLPETVNAYYNPAMNEIVFPAAILQPPFFNLSADPAVNYGGIGAVIGHEMSHGFDDQGAKYDGTGNLRDWWTPQDLAAFQKLQAALAAQYDAFCPFDDGKDGKACVNGKLTMGENIGDLGGLSLAYRAYKLSLNGKEAPVIDGVSGDQRFFMGWAQVWRSKVREAQARQFLVTDPHSPPQYRVNGIVRNFDEWYKAFGVKPGDKLYLAPKDRVRIW is encoded by the coding sequence ATGCTTCGTTATGCCGGCAAGGCGCTCCTTGCGAGCGCCGCGCTTTCCGTTCTCGCCTTCTCCGCTCCCGTCTTCGCGCAGGACGCTGCGCCCGCAGCCAAGCCTGCGCTCGCGCCCTCGGCCGACTGGGGCAAGTTCGGCGTCCAGACCCAGTGGATCGACACTGGGGCCAAGCCGGGCGACGACTTCGACGCCTACGTCAACGGCGTGTGGAACAAGACGGCGGTGCTTCCCGCCGACCGCACCCGCTGGGGCTCGTTCATCGAACTGAGCGACCTTTCGGAAAACCGCGTCCATGGCATCCTCGACGATCTGCTTGCCGCCAACCCGGCGCCCGGCAGCGACGCGGCGCGTATCGCGGCGGCCTACAAGGCGTTCATGGACGTCGATGCAATCAACAAGGCGGGCCTCGCCCCGGCGCAGCCCTACCTCGCCGCGATCAAGGCGGCGAAGACCCCCACCGACATCGCCACGCTGTTCGGCAAGCCCGGCTATGCCTCGCCGATCGGCCTCTATGTCGGCGCCGACGACAAACAGAGCGACATCTACGCGCTCAATGCCAATATCTCCGGCATGGGCCTGCCCGACCGCGACTACTACCTGAAGACCGACGCACGCTCGATCGAACTGCGCGACAAGTACAAGGCCTACCTGACGTTCGTGCTCGGCAAGGCGGGCTACGCCGATGCCCCGGCCGCCGCCGCTTCGGTGCTGGCGTTGGAAACGCAGCTCGCCAAGGCCGACTGGGACCGTGCCGCCGCCCGCAACCCGGACCTCACCTACAACAAGGTGCCGCTCGCCGAATTCGAAGCAATGGGCTCGCCCGGCGTCGTCAAGGCGTTCCTGTCGGCCGTGGGCGCGGATAAGGCCAGCTACGTGCTGATCGGCGAGATGCCGCCGACGGCCGAGGAGTTCAAGGCCGCCGGGATCGACCCGACCAAGGCGGGCGACCAGTTCGGCCCCGGCATGCCGGCCGTCGTCAAGCTGATCGAGACCACCCCGATCGCCACCTGGCAGGCCTACCTCGCCGCGCACTTCCTGCGCGACAACGCCTCGGTCCTGCCCGGCGACATCGATACCGCCACCTTCGATTTCTACGGCAAGACCCTGAGCGGCCAGCCCGAGCAGCGCCCCCGCTGGAAGCGCGGCATCGCGGCGGTCGAGGGCATGGCGGGCGAACTCGTCGGCAAGCTCTACGCGGCGAAGTACTTCCCGCCCGCGCAGAAGGCGGCGATGGCCGACCTCGTCGCCAACTTGCGCAAGGCGATGGCCGCCAACCTCAAGGATCTCAAGTGGATGAGCCCGGTCACGCGGGTAAAGGCCGAGGAGAAGCTCGACGCCTTCACCCCCAAGATCGGCCAGCCGGACGTGTTCAAGACCTATGAGGGCCTGACCTTCTCGCCCACCGACCCGTTGGGCAACACCATGGCGGCGGGCAAGTGGCAGACCGCCTTCGACATGAACCGCATCGGCGGTCCGGTCGATCGCACTGAATGGGGCATGCTGCCGGAGACGGTGAACGCCTACTACAACCCAGCGATGAACGAGATCGTGTTCCCGGCGGCGATCCTGCAGCCGCCGTTCTTCAACCTCTCGGCCGACCCGGCGGTCAACTACGGCGGCATCGGCGCGGTCATCGGCCACGAGATGAGCCACGGCTTCGACGACCAGGGCGCCAAGTACGACGGCACCGGCAACTTGCGCGACTGGTGGACGCCGCAGGATCTCGCCGCGTTCCAGAAGCTGCAGGCGGCGCTGGCGGCGCAGTACGATGCCTTCTGCCCGTTCGACGACGGCAAGGATGGCAAGGCCTGCGTCAACGGCAAGCTGACGATGGGCGAGAACATCGGCGATCTCGGCGGCCTCAGTCTCGCCTACCGCGCCTACAAGCTCTCGCTGAACGGCAAGGAAGCGCCGGTGATCGACGGCGTCTCCGGCGACCAGCGCTTCTTCATGGGCTGGGCGCAGGTCTGGCGTTCGAAGGTGCGCGAGGCGCAGGCGCGCCAGTTCCTCGTCACCGACCCGCACTCGCCGCCGCAGTACCGGGTCAACGGCATCGTGCGCAACTTCGACGAATGGTACAAGGCGTTCGGCGTGAAGCCGGGCGACAAGCTGTACCTCGCGCCCAAGGACCGCGTGCGGATCTGGTAA